In the Malaya genurostris strain Urasoe2022 chromosome 1, Malgen_1.1, whole genome shotgun sequence genome, one interval contains:
- the LOC131425246 gene encoding uncharacterized protein LOC131425246 produces MEVNNQDTSGDQTCTNNTSEYRSTTSDSMVLPYYELRLPSHVLNKSPSKIEFHLIQNNQRSKKPSVTRKNIYTRTRCGGDCTSRRNTKDPPRPKIRKSLKRVFFNFNRKSCPGTGTDFPTEEKRQNDDTDEIENMEIYYFDHGSPEFYRTTDCPPHLVTEVLAQSTYHHATKFWAEIFGTLNIGATFVISFWLQLYRFLLYGITRPILVGVLQITADYMIKPLLAVVFNGLIQPPIVFGQNILTACGAMLEPIAKLCGIFLLPIERLLRSFRFIESKTINKKIVKKRRFDV; encoded by the coding sequence ATGGAGGTGAATAATCAAGACACCAGTGGAGATCAAACTTGCACCAACAACACCAGCGAGTATCGTTCAACTACATCGGATTCCATGGTTCTTCCTTACTATGAACTGAGACTACCGTCACACGTGCTGAATAAATCTCCCAGCAAGATTGAGTTCCACCTAATACAAAATAACCAGAGGTCTAAGAAGCCCTCTGTTACACGGAAAAACATCTACACACGAACTCGGTGCGGCGGCGATTGTACTTCCAGGCGCAACACAAAGGATCCTCCGAGACCAAAAATTCGCAAAAGTCTCAAACGAGTCTTCTTCAATTTCAATCGCAAGTCTTGTCCGGGAACCGGAACTGATTTCCCAACTGAAGAAAAGCGTCAGAATGACGATACTGACGAAATTGAAAACATGGAAATTTACTATTTCGATCATGGCAGCCCTGAATTCTATCGTACAACAGATTGTCCGCCACATTTGGTTACTGAAGTTTTAGCTCAATCAACGTACCACCACGCCACAAAATTCTGGGCAGAGATCTTTGGAACGCTCAACATCGGAGCAACGTTCGTAATCAGTTTTTGGTTGCAGCTGTACCGTTTTCTACTGTACGGAATAACCCGACCGATTCTCGTAGGTGTTCTGCAAATTACTGCAGATTACATGATCAAACCATTGCTAGCGGTTGTTTTCAATGGACTGATTCAGCCACCAATAGTGTTTGGGCAAAATATTTTAACAGCCTGCGGAGCCATGCTGGAACCGATTGCAAAACTTTGCGGTATTTTTCTACTGCCAATCGAACGACTTTTGCGATCTTTCCGATTTATCGAAAGCAAAACCATTAACAAAAAGATTGTGAAGAAACGAAGATTCGATGTTTGA